The proteins below are encoded in one region of Pseudonocardia sp. DSM 110487:
- a CDS encoding helix-turn-helix transcriptional regulator, translating into MSRSGHPPGLLAPPLGAALVGRFALARGHRFAEHVHPTHQLAWAERGVLSISAGDTTWALPPTRALWIPAGVRHTTAAAAATAMHSLYLRPARAPTGFDRPTVLAVAPLLAALIGHLGEAELGDAERARAEAVLFDQLVPAPVASIELALPTDDRARRVADALLADPADDRGAEALARLAGTSPRTLHRLFQDATGCGLGEWRLRARIRAALELLATGLPVGVVANRVGYRTPSAFVAAFRKVLGTTPAQVFGPSGS; encoded by the coding sequence GTGTCGCGCTCCGGCCACCCCCCCGGTCTGCTCGCCCCACCGCTGGGCGCCGCGCTCGTCGGCCGGTTCGCGCTCGCCCGCGGCCACCGGTTCGCCGAGCACGTCCACCCCACCCACCAGCTCGCGTGGGCGGAGCGCGGGGTGCTGTCGATCTCGGCGGGCGACACGACGTGGGCGCTCCCGCCCACCCGCGCGCTGTGGATCCCGGCAGGCGTCCGGCACACCACCGCGGCGGCCGCAGCCACCGCGATGCACAGCCTCTACCTGCGCCCCGCACGGGCTCCCACCGGCTTCGACCGGCCCACCGTGCTCGCCGTGGCTCCCCTGCTCGCCGCCCTGATCGGGCATCTCGGTGAAGCCGAGCTGGGCGACGCCGAGCGCGCCCGCGCCGAGGCCGTGCTGTTCGACCAGCTCGTGCCCGCCCCGGTGGCGTCGATCGAGCTCGCCCTCCCCACCGACGACCGCGCCCGCCGGGTGGCCGACGCCCTGCTCGCCGACCCGGCCGACGACCGCGGCGCGGAGGCGCTGGCCCGGCTCGCCGGCACCAGCCCACGGACGCTGCACCGCCTCTTCCAGGACGCCACCGGCTGCGGGCTGGGCGAGTGGCGCCTCCGGGCGCGGATCCGTGCGGCCCTTGAACTGCTGGCCACGGGCCTCCCGGTGGGTGTCGTGGCCAACCGGGTCGGCTACCGCACGCCGAGCGCTTTCGTGGCGGCCTTCCGCAAGGTGCTGGGCACGACGCCGGCGCAGGTCTTCGGCCCGTCCGGGTCGTGA
- a CDS encoding DUF6158 family protein — translation MTDRSHGIAPSELADDVLRRELAHLHETRHDTVLDGSESALRAHTERMLALEQEFLRRFPDRGAPDPRRTRAGSRESAGQPVPGRDLR, via the coding sequence ATGACGGACCGATCGCACGGCATCGCCCCTTCCGAGCTCGCCGACGACGTCCTGCGCCGCGAGCTGGCCCACCTGCACGAGACCCGCCACGACACCGTGCTCGACGGCAGCGAATCCGCCCTGCGGGCGCACACCGAGCGGATGCTCGCGCTGGAGCAGGAGTTCCTGCGGCGGTTCCCGGACCGCGGCGCCCCCGACCCACGGCGCACCCGCGCCGGCAGCCGGGAGAGCGCGGGCCAACCGGTGCCCGGACGCGACCTCCGCTGA
- a CDS encoding YibE/F family protein, with amino-acid sequence MSSTDRHARRPARHRRLDGDVLEGHGHGHGHSPAPPADRRVRMLIAALLVPCAIATAVGLVLLYPAGEPAAADDVTAVRVDGHVTTATEAPCTDDPSAEGCLTLTVAIAEGPLAGRSIQTEVSIVRGEAPFGAGDDVVLSVPDDELTEPTAYAVVDFQRDTPLLVLALLFAAAVIGLGGRRGFAAIAALALTATTLIAFVLPAILAGRDPLAVAVVGCCVIMFGALYLTHGFSARTSTAVLGTLVSLVLIGLLGTTFAHLAQLSGADEDTANLAAALGTGVDSRGLVLAGLMIGALGALDDVTVTQTSAVWELRQADPGLRSIALFRAAMRIGRDHVASAVNTLVLAYAGTTLPLLLVFSANQRGLGDVLTTQVIATEVVRTLVGSIGLVASVPVTTAVAVAVATRGNRETVGKH; translated from the coding sequence GTGAGCTCCACGGATCGCCACGCGCGGCGCCCGGCCCGGCACCGCCGACTCGACGGCGACGTTCTGGAAGGGCACGGCCACGGCCACGGGCACTCGCCCGCGCCGCCGGCCGATCGCCGGGTGCGGATGCTGATCGCGGCGCTGCTGGTGCCCTGTGCCATCGCGACGGCGGTGGGTCTCGTGCTGCTGTATCCGGCAGGCGAGCCCGCCGCGGCGGACGACGTGACCGCGGTGCGCGTCGACGGACACGTCACGACGGCAACGGAGGCCCCCTGTACGGACGACCCCAGCGCGGAGGGCTGCCTGACCCTGACCGTCGCGATCGCCGAGGGACCGCTCGCCGGGCGGAGCATCCAGACCGAGGTCTCGATCGTTCGAGGTGAGGCGCCGTTCGGAGCCGGGGACGACGTCGTCCTCTCCGTGCCGGACGACGAGCTGACCGAACCGACGGCCTACGCGGTGGTCGACTTCCAACGCGACACCCCGTTGCTGGTACTGGCGCTGCTCTTCGCGGCGGCCGTCATCGGGCTCGGCGGACGGCGCGGCTTCGCGGCGATCGCGGCGCTCGCGCTCACCGCTACGACGCTGATCGCGTTCGTGCTGCCCGCGATCCTGGCCGGCCGCGACCCGCTCGCGGTCGCCGTCGTCGGCTGCTGCGTGATCATGTTCGGAGCGCTCTACCTCACCCACGGCTTCTCGGCGCGGACCTCGACCGCCGTGTTGGGCACGCTGGTGAGCCTGGTGCTGATCGGGCTGCTCGGCACCACGTTCGCCCACCTCGCTCAGCTCAGCGGTGCCGACGAGGACACCGCCAACCTCGCCGCGGCGCTCGGTACGGGTGTCGACAGCCGCGGGCTCGTGCTGGCCGGCCTGATGATCGGCGCCCTCGGGGCGCTCGACGACGTGACCGTGACCCAGACCTCCGCGGTCTGGGAGCTGCGGCAGGCGGACCCGGGTTTGCGCAGCATCGCGCTGTTCCGCGCGGCCATGCGGATCGGGCGCGACCACGTGGCGTCGGCGGTGAACACGCTCGTGCTCGCCTACGCCGGAACCACGCTTCCCCTGCTCCTGGTCTTCTCGGCCAACCAGCGCGGCCTCGGCGACGTGCTGACCACGCAGGTCATCGCCACCGAGGTGGTGCGCACCCTGGTGGGGAGCATCGGCCTGGTGGCGTCCGTCCCGGTCACGACGGCGGTCGCGGTGGCCGTGGCCACCCGCGGCAATCGGGAGACCGTCGGGAAGCACTAG
- a CDS encoding glycerophosphodiester phosphodiesterase family protein, whose product MSRTLRATSRAVPSDLLPESLRPQPGHIRTIAHRGDSSSAPENTIAAFDAAVAAGSDLIEIDVRIAADGVPVIIHDGSALRTTGMAADVALTSSESLGAADAGSWFGPGFAGARVPTLTEVAEWGAAHPDVGWLVEFKGSWTAAQMDGSVATIRRHGLTGRTILQGFETETVAAARDVAPELPRALLVYRPEHLDGLMERLQELGAAGCNPIGQLPIEMPGLALRLREAGYSVYPWTLDEPDEWGAAGVAGVDGVITNRPGPFRNWLALRWTGAQELAS is encoded by the coding sequence ATGAGCAGAACGTTGCGCGCTACCTCTAGGGCGGTCCCGAGCGACCTGCTCCCCGAGTCCCTTCGCCCGCAGCCGGGCCACATCCGCACCATCGCGCACCGCGGCGACTCGTCGTCGGCGCCGGAGAACACCATCGCGGCCTTCGACGCGGCCGTCGCCGCCGGGAGCGACCTGATCGAGATCGACGTGCGGATCGCGGCCGACGGCGTCCCGGTGATCATCCACGACGGATCGGCGCTCAGGACGACCGGCATGGCCGCGGACGTCGCCCTGACCAGCTCGGAATCGCTCGGCGCCGCTGACGCGGGCAGCTGGTTCGGGCCCGGGTTCGCCGGCGCCCGCGTGCCGACGCTGACCGAGGTCGCCGAGTGGGGCGCCGCGCACCCGGACGTCGGCTGGCTCGTGGAGTTCAAGGGCAGCTGGACCGCGGCGCAGATGGACGGGTCGGTCGCCACGATCCGGCGCCACGGGCTGACCGGCCGCACGATCCTGCAGGGCTTCGAGACCGAGACGGTCGCCGCGGCCCGCGACGTCGCGCCCGAGCTGCCGCGGGCCCTGCTCGTCTACCGCCCCGAGCACCTCGACGGGCTCATGGAGCGCCTGCAGGAGCTCGGGGCCGCCGGCTGCAACCCGATCGGCCAGCTGCCGATCGAGATGCCCGGCCTCGCGCTGCGACTGCGGGAGGCCGGCTACAGCGTCTACCCGTGGACCCTCGACGAGCCCGACGAGTGGGGCGCGGCGGGTGTCGCGGGCGTGGACGGCGTGATCACCAACCGGCCGGGCCCCTTCCGCAACTGGCTCGCCCTCCGGTGGACCGGCGCACAGGAGCTGGCGTCCTGA
- a CDS encoding ABC transporter substrate-binding protein codes for MTTPELSRRGLLRLGALLGGTAALAACGGPSISESGGAAQADIDWSGVQPASQITWWSNHPGTSIELEKEYIRRFQEQNPGITVNLVTAGKNYEEVAQRFQAAAGTDNTPDLVGASDVWWFRYMINGQIIPLDGLARHLQIDTGDYIPTLYDDYAFNGQHWAAPYARSTPLFYYNRGVWQRAGLPDRAPETWDEFEQWAPALAQVVGRPPLGLGTANSWGAWWFYNFMWGRGGSYSQEWTLTLDKPETLDAGEYVRALVHDKQVAAPTQGGDDGYVADFSAGVTACTMASTGSLRGILAQAQFEVGAGFLPKGPAGPGCPTGGTGVAIASARSPEQQLAAGMFLKFLTDTAQTAHFSAGTGYMPVRTSAIESPDMAAVFAQTPLARTAVDQLATTRVQDWARAFVPSGDQYLTTAIQKIVLQNENPATAFSAAATEIKTSYEQNVARYL; via the coding sequence ATGACCACACCCGAACTCTCCCGGCGCGGGCTGCTGCGCCTCGGCGCCCTGCTGGGCGGCACGGCCGCCCTCGCGGCGTGCGGCGGGCCGAGCATCTCCGAGTCGGGCGGGGCGGCGCAGGCCGACATCGACTGGTCCGGGGTGCAGCCGGCCTCCCAGATCACCTGGTGGAGCAACCACCCGGGCACCTCGATCGAGCTGGAGAAGGAGTACATCCGCCGATTCCAGGAACAGAACCCGGGCATCACCGTCAACCTGGTCACGGCGGGCAAGAACTACGAGGAGGTCGCGCAGCGGTTCCAGGCGGCCGCAGGCACCGACAACACGCCGGACCTGGTGGGCGCCAGCGACGTCTGGTGGTTCCGCTACATGATCAACGGCCAGATCATCCCGCTGGACGGGCTGGCGCGGCACCTGCAGATCGACACCGGCGACTACATCCCCACGCTCTACGACGACTACGCGTTCAACGGCCAGCACTGGGCGGCGCCGTACGCCCGGTCGACACCGCTCTTCTACTACAACCGCGGCGTCTGGCAGCGCGCAGGCCTCCCCGACCGCGCCCCCGAGACGTGGGACGAGTTCGAGCAGTGGGCGCCCGCGCTGGCGCAGGTCGTCGGACGACCGCCGCTGGGCCTCGGAACGGCCAATTCGTGGGGCGCGTGGTGGTTCTACAACTTCATGTGGGGCCGGGGCGGGTCCTACTCGCAGGAGTGGACGCTCACCCTCGACAAGCCGGAGACCCTGGACGCCGGCGAGTACGTACGGGCCCTGGTTCACGACAAGCAGGTCGCGGCCCCGACCCAGGGCGGCGACGACGGGTACGTCGCTGACTTCTCGGCAGGCGTCACCGCCTGCACGATGGCGTCCACGGGCTCGCTGCGCGGCATCTTGGCGCAGGCGCAGTTCGAGGTCGGCGCCGGCTTCCTGCCCAAGGGCCCGGCCGGGCCCGGCTGCCCGACGGGCGGCACGGGCGTCGCGATCGCATCGGCCAGGTCGCCGGAGCAGCAGCTCGCCGCGGGCATGTTCCTGAAGTTCCTCACCGACACCGCGCAGACCGCGCACTTCTCGGCGGGCACCGGCTACATGCCCGTGCGCACCTCGGCGATCGAGAGCCCCGACATGGCGGCCGTGTTCGCGCAGACGCCGCTGGCCCGCACGGCCGTCGACCAGCTCGCCACCACCCGCGTGCAGGACTGGGCCCGCGCTTTCGTACCGTCCGGCGACCAGTACCTCACGACCGCCATCCAGAAGATCGTCCTGCAGAACGAGAACCCGGCCACGGCGTTCTCCGCCGCCGCCACGGAGATCAAGACCTCGTATGAGCAGAACGTTGCGCGCTACCTCTAG
- a CDS encoding carbohydrate ABC transporter permease, whose amino-acid sequence MIVDAHPRARAGRPAVGGYLTMALAVAVMVLPLVWMVLASFKGMDELYRIPIQWLPDSVAPTNYVTATQTVPFGMFFVNSAITTVLGAGVKMLLGLMTAYALVFVDIPFRRFFFYVVVCALLVPQQIVLIPNYALVAQLGWLNTYQGLIIPGLASAFGTFLFRQHFLTLPRSILEAAELDGAGHWRRLWRFVVPLSGPTIAAVGLVSIVTEWNDYLWPLLVIDRPEMMTLPVGLTLLMNFDGVPDWGVIMAGTVLVTVPVLAVFFLLQRRIVAGLVTGAVTG is encoded by the coding sequence ATGATCGTGGACGCGCACCCGCGGGCTCGGGCCGGGCGGCCGGCCGTCGGCGGGTACCTCACGATGGCGCTCGCGGTGGCCGTGATGGTGCTGCCACTGGTCTGGATGGTGCTCGCCAGCTTCAAGGGCATGGACGAGCTCTACCGCATACCGATCCAGTGGCTGCCGGACTCGGTGGCACCCACCAACTACGTGACAGCCACGCAGACCGTCCCGTTCGGCATGTTCTTCGTCAACAGCGCGATCACCACGGTGCTCGGGGCAGGCGTGAAGATGCTGCTCGGGCTCATGACGGCCTACGCGCTGGTGTTCGTCGACATCCCGTTCCGCAGGTTCTTCTTCTACGTGGTGGTGTGCGCGCTGCTCGTGCCGCAGCAGATCGTGCTCATCCCGAACTACGCGCTGGTGGCCCAGCTCGGCTGGCTCAACACCTACCAGGGCCTGATCATCCCCGGCCTGGCGAGCGCATTCGGCACGTTCCTGTTCCGCCAGCACTTCCTGACACTGCCCCGCTCGATCCTCGAGGCGGCGGAGCTGGACGGCGCCGGGCACTGGCGGCGGCTGTGGCGGTTCGTCGTGCCGCTCTCGGGGCCCACGATCGCCGCGGTCGGGCTCGTCTCGATCGTCACCGAGTGGAACGACTACCTCTGGCCGCTACTGGTGATCGACCGGCCGGAGATGATGACGCTCCCGGTCGGGCTGACCCTGCTGATGAACTTCGACGGCGTCCCGGACTGGGGCGTGATCATGGCAGGCACCGTCCTGGTCACCGTGCCCGTCCTCGCCGTGTTCTTCCTCCTCCAGCGCCGGATCGTCGCCGGGCTGGTCACCGGCGCCGTCACCGGCTGA
- a CDS encoding carbohydrate ABC transporter permease has translation MATAIFPPETPVRRAGTHRTRRSQPRARSRNRLRNWLLFALLAGPNIALLVVFTYRPLVQSFYLSTLQWNLGSPTARPVGLANYADFFADPGTPRMLTVTVIFTLATVGGGMVLGLLLAVLLNRKLRFRGAARTIVVAPYVLSGVAVGLLWLFVFDPNFGVLGALLRAVGIGSPDWYTDPQWALVMIIIVYLWKNVGYVALIYLAGLQAVPRDLLEAASLDGASPIRSFVSVVLPLLGPTTFFLGITTLLTSLQSFDIIRAMTDGGPLEGTTTMMYSIYLEGFAGGRAGYSSAIATMLFLVLFVITVAQLRFVERKVHYS, from the coding sequence ATGGCCACCGCAATCTTCCCGCCGGAAACCCCGGTCCGGCGGGCCGGGACGCACCGTACGCGCCGTTCCCAGCCGCGTGCCCGATCCCGCAACCGGCTGCGGAACTGGCTGCTTTTCGCCCTGCTCGCCGGGCCGAACATCGCATTGCTCGTCGTGTTCACCTACCGGCCATTGGTGCAGTCGTTCTACCTCTCGACGCTGCAGTGGAACCTCGGCTCGCCCACCGCGAGACCGGTGGGCCTGGCCAACTACGCCGACTTCTTCGCCGACCCCGGCACCCCGCGCATGCTCACCGTCACAGTGATCTTCACGCTCGCCACGGTGGGCGGGGGCATGGTGCTCGGTCTCCTGCTCGCGGTGCTGCTGAACCGCAAGCTGCGCTTTCGCGGCGCGGCCCGCACGATCGTCGTCGCACCGTACGTGCTGTCCGGTGTCGCGGTCGGGCTGCTGTGGCTGTTCGTGTTCGACCCGAACTTCGGCGTTCTGGGGGCGTTGCTGCGGGCGGTCGGCATCGGCTCGCCGGACTGGTACACCGACCCCCAGTGGGCGCTGGTGATGATCATCATCGTGTACCTGTGGAAGAACGTCGGGTACGTGGCGCTCATCTATCTCGCGGGATTGCAGGCGGTGCCCCGCGATCTGCTCGAAGCGGCCTCACTCGACGGCGCGTCACCCATTCGATCGTTCGTTTCCGTGGTGCTGCCGCTGCTCGGGCCCACCACGTTCTTCCTCGGCATCACCACATTGCTGACGTCGTTGCAGTCCTTCGACATCATTCGCGCCATGACCGACGGCGGCCCGCTCGAGGGAACGACCACGATGATGTACTCGATCTACCTCGAGGGATTTGCGGGCGGACGGGCCGGCTATTCGTCGGCGATCGCCACGATGCTGTTCCTGGTGCTCTTCGTCATCACCGTGGCGCAGCTGCGCTTCGTGGAGCGGAAGGTGCACTACTCATGA
- a CDS encoding TRAP transporter substrate-binding protein, which produces MGGYARRSVSSQGPRGLRGPQSERGTIGRRGFLAAAGLGVAGLAACGRADAATTGSITTATYIPKSYDDLYPGVQTFMDTLATTSGGRLTCDMYDAGTLLGAEQLLPGLMLGVADVMFQTSSYVSSSFPILGAMELPFGAEDYAKQRRAIDPGGPLFTLVNEHLAGQGVRLLGGMPCTFEYLWTIGRPIRRPEDVRGLRIRVAGEIEGETVKALGGAPVFMGSSEVFEALERGTIDGLMSYLGTVVSRDLQEIVRYGTRAHFGAYTVDAYCRSDWYAAQPPELRAALDEAGRALYRDGTEVMVGVHEGDYIAQVLEGGVEIVEPDGAELEAFRAAVEPVYGRWEHLIGDVGVATRAVDLINNA; this is translated from the coding sequence ATGGGTGGCTACGCGCGCCGGAGCGTGTCCTCGCAGGGTCCACGGGGTCTGCGAGGACCGCAGAGCGAGCGCGGAACCATCGGGAGGCGCGGCTTCCTCGCGGCCGCGGGGCTGGGGGTGGCCGGGCTGGCGGCGTGCGGCCGCGCCGACGCCGCCACCACGGGCAGCATCACCACGGCCACCTACATCCCCAAGTCCTACGACGACCTCTACCCGGGCGTCCAGACGTTCATGGACACCCTCGCCACCACCAGCGGCGGGCGCCTGACCTGCGACATGTACGACGCGGGCACCCTGCTCGGCGCCGAGCAGCTGCTCCCGGGGCTCATGCTCGGGGTGGCCGACGTGATGTTCCAGACCAGCTCGTACGTGTCTTCGAGCTTCCCGATCCTCGGGGCGATGGAGCTACCGTTCGGCGCGGAGGACTACGCGAAGCAGCGCCGGGCGATCGACCCGGGCGGCCCGCTGTTCACACTGGTCAACGAGCATCTCGCCGGGCAGGGCGTGCGGCTGCTCGGCGGGATGCCGTGCACGTTCGAGTACCTCTGGACGATCGGCAGGCCGATCCGGCGCCCCGAGGACGTCCGCGGCCTGCGGATCCGCGTGGCGGGCGAGATCGAGGGCGAAACCGTCAAGGCGCTCGGCGGGGCGCCGGTGTTCATGGGCTCGTCGGAGGTGTTCGAAGCCCTGGAGCGCGGCACGATCGACGGGCTGATGAGCTACCTCGGCACGGTCGTGTCCCGCGACCTGCAGGAGATCGTCCGCTACGGCACGCGTGCCCACTTCGGTGCGTACACCGTGGACGCGTACTGCCGGAGCGACTGGTACGCCGCTCAACCGCCCGAGCTGCGCGCGGCACTCGACGAGGCAGGGCGCGCGCTCTACCGGGACGGCACCGAGGTGATGGTCGGCGTGCACGAGGGCGACTACATCGCGCAGGTCCTGGAGGGCGGAGTCGAGATCGTGGAGCCGGACGGCGCGGAGCTGGAGGCGTTCCGGGCGGCGGTCGAGCCGGTGTACGGGCGGTGGGAGCACCTGATCGGCGACGTGGGTGTCGCCACCAGGGCCGTCGACCTGATCAACAACGCGTAG
- a CDS encoding TRAP transporter small permease: protein MAGIRRAVLACTWAMAIVAMAIVGLMMLTITYDVAARYLFAAPTDWAYPLNSTGVLVATMLAVPHLYATGSHISMDLLYRAMPGRARRAADILTTAATAFLGLVLAVTAFRSMTVAYAGGLTGAGTFNIPLWMPDAVLTLSGVFLVLVALLFPAAAPDAAPGEAEAPAEAQGVA, encoded by the coding sequence GTGGCGGGGATCCGCCGGGCCGTACTGGCCTGCACATGGGCGATGGCCATCGTGGCGATGGCCATCGTCGGGCTGATGATGCTCACGATCACCTACGACGTGGCGGCCCGCTACCTGTTCGCCGCCCCCACGGACTGGGCCTACCCGCTCAACTCCACGGGCGTCCTCGTCGCGACGATGCTCGCGGTACCGCACCTCTACGCCACGGGCTCTCACATCTCGATGGACCTGCTGTACCGCGCCATGCCGGGGCGGGCGCGCCGGGCGGCCGACATCCTCACCACCGCGGCCACGGCGTTCCTCGGGCTCGTGCTCGCGGTCACCGCGTTCCGGTCGATGACCGTGGCGTACGCCGGCGGGCTCACCGGTGCCGGCACCTTCAACATCCCGCTCTGGATGCCGGATGCCGTGCTGACCCTGTCCGGGGTGTTCCTCGTGCTGGTGGCGCTGCTGTTCCCGGCCGCGGCTCCGGACGCGGCACCGGGCGAGGCGGAGGCCCCGGCCGAGGCGCAGGGGGTGGCGTGA
- a CDS encoding TRAP transporter large permease produces the protein MVADGLIVTLAVVLLLVLIALRTPIFVALGVAGVAGLLGLGGFTAVELVPLALVSQLQEYALVAAPLYILLGEALAVSGLGRDLFAAAHRWFNRVPGGLGASAVGASTVFGAMSGVSISSVAVIGRMAVPEMLERGYKPAFASGAVAASGALAMLIPPSLMFILYSSITGESVAQLFAGGLVPGLVLSAMMIVYIVVRAKVAPANAPVDPDRFTWRERFAAIGRISPALLLILLVLGSIYTGIATPTEAAAVGALAAFAVTGAIYHKLGWGNLKRIFVSTAQVTAAVLAIVGAAFVFTQMLVLARVPDAFTEFIVGLDVPATVIMISIMLVLIVLGCLVDAASLLLVVTPILVPAIEELGYDPLWFGVLLVVNLEIAVITPPVGLNLYTMKSVVPELDLADIFRGIAPYVAIEGLLLAIMIAFPQLATWLPGLLS, from the coding sequence ATGGTCGCGGACGGACTGATCGTCACCCTCGCCGTGGTGCTGCTGCTGGTGCTGATCGCGCTGCGCACACCGATCTTCGTGGCGCTCGGCGTCGCGGGCGTGGCCGGGCTGCTCGGCCTCGGCGGGTTCACGGCCGTCGAACTCGTGCCGCTCGCGCTCGTGTCGCAGCTGCAGGAGTACGCGCTGGTGGCCGCGCCGCTCTACATCCTGCTCGGCGAGGCGCTCGCCGTGAGCGGGCTGGGGCGGGACCTGTTCGCCGCCGCGCACCGCTGGTTCAACCGGGTGCCCGGCGGGCTGGGCGCGTCCGCCGTCGGGGCGTCCACGGTGTTCGGGGCGATGTCGGGCGTGAGCATCTCCTCGGTGGCCGTGATCGGCCGGATGGCCGTGCCGGAGATGCTGGAGCGCGGGTACAAACCGGCGTTCGCGAGCGGCGCCGTCGCCGCGTCCGGCGCGCTCGCGATGCTGATCCCGCCGAGCCTGATGTTCATCCTGTACTCGTCGATCACCGGCGAGAGCGTGGCGCAGCTGTTCGCGGGCGGACTCGTCCCCGGCCTCGTGCTGTCGGCCATGATGATCGTGTACATCGTGGTGCGCGCGAAGGTGGCGCCTGCGAACGCCCCCGTCGACCCGGACCGCTTCACGTGGCGCGAGCGGTTCGCCGCGATCGGGCGCATCTCCCCCGCCCTGCTGCTGATCCTGCTGGTGCTCGGCTCGATCTACACCGGGATCGCGACGCCCACCGAGGCCGCCGCGGTGGGCGCGCTCGCCGCGTTCGCCGTCACCGGGGCGATCTACCACAAGCTCGGCTGGGGGAACCTGAAGCGGATCTTCGTCTCGACGGCGCAGGTGACCGCCGCCGTCCTCGCGATCGTCGGCGCCGCGTTCGTGTTCACCCAGATGCTCGTGCTCGCCCGCGTGCCCGACGCGTTCACCGAGTTCATCGTGGGCCTCGACGTCCCGGCCACCGTGATCATGATCAGCATCATGCTCGTGCTGATCGTGCTCGGCTGCCTCGTCGACGCGGCGTCGCTCCTGCTCGTCGTCACCCCGATCCTGGTGCCGGCGATCGAGGAGCTGGGCTACGACCCGCTGTGGTTCGGCGTGCTGCTGGTGGTGAACCTGGAGATCGCGGTGATCACGCCGCCGGTCGGGCTGAACCTCTACACGATGAAGTCGGTGGTGCCGGAGCTCGACCTCGCCGACATCTTCCGCGGCATCGCCCCGTACGTCGCGATCGAAGGTCTCCTGCTCGCAATCATGATCGCGTTCCCGCAGCTCGCGACCTGGCTGCCAGGGCTGCTGTCCTGA